One genomic segment of Bacteroidota bacterium includes these proteins:
- the panB gene encoding 3-methyl-2-oxobutanoate hydroxymethyltransferase has protein sequence MIPKSNYTKITTHVLQELKLKGEKIAMLTAYDYSMARLLDEAGIDVILVGDSASNVMAGHTTTLPITLNEMIYHASSVMRAVTRALVVVDLPFGTYQGNSKEALSSAIRIMKESGANAVKLEGGKEIAESIERILSAGIPVMGHLGLTPQSIHKFGTYVVRATEDREAEKLIEDAHLLENTGCFSIILEKIPAKLAGRVAQETKVPIIGIGAGPEVDGQVLVLHDMLGITQKFSPRFLRRYHNLNEEIKGSVRAYIKDVKELDFPNEREQY, from the coding sequence ATGATCCCAAAAAGCAATTATACAAAAATAACCACCCACGTACTTCAGGAATTGAAGCTCAAAGGTGAAAAGATTGCCATGCTGACCGCCTATGATTATTCCATGGCAAGACTGCTGGATGAAGCAGGGATAGATGTGATCCTGGTTGGAGACTCAGCTTCCAATGTAATGGCAGGGCACACGACCACACTCCCGATTACGCTCAACGAAATGATATACCATGCATCATCTGTCATGCGGGCAGTTACCAGGGCTTTGGTTGTGGTTGACCTCCCTTTTGGTACTTACCAGGGGAATTCCAAGGAAGCTCTTTCCTCAGCCATACGCATCATGAAGGAATCGGGCGCCAATGCAGTAAAACTGGAGGGAGGAAAGGAAATTGCCGAATCCATCGAAAGGATATTATCAGCAGGGATACCGGTCATGGGACATCTGGGACTTACTCCTCAGTCTATCCATAAATTCGGGACTTATGTCGTAAGGGCTACGGAAGACAGGGAAGCCGAAAAACTCATCGAAGATGCACACTTGCTTGAAAATACCGGGTGTTTTTCCATTATCCTGGAAAAGATCCCTGCTAAACTTGCCGGCAGAGTGGCACAGGAAACAAAAGTGCCCATCATTGGTATCGGGGCCGGCCCGGAAGTAGACGGGCAGGTTCTTGTCCTTCACGATATGCTTGGCATCACACAGAAATTCTCCCCCCGTTTCCTGAGAAGATACCATAACCTTAATGAAGAAATCAAGGGATCGGTAAGGGCATACATAAAAGACGTCAAAGAGCTCGATTTCCCGAATGAACGCGAACAATACTGA
- a CDS encoding phage holin family protein codes for MHFIIQVLLSAVAVLLAAYILPGIQVKSFLNALLVALVLALLNTFVSPILVFLSIPITFITLGLFLLVINALIILLAGAIVPGFKVNGFWWALVFSIILSVITYLLERITNTALLNI; via the coding sequence ATGCATTTTATCATTCAAGTTTTATTATCGGCAGTGGCAGTACTTTTAGCCGCTTACATTCTCCCGGGAATCCAGGTAAAAAGCTTCTTAAACGCACTTCTTGTGGCGCTCGTCCTGGCTTTACTAAATACTTTTGTAAGTCCCATCCTGGTGTTTCTCTCTATACCAATCACTTTTATAACCTTAGGGCTCTTCTTACTTGTGATCAATGCGCTGATCATCTTGCTGGCAGGTGCGATCGTTCCGGGCTTTAAAGTTAACGGTTTCTGGTGGGCATTGGTTTTCAGCATCATTCTGTCGGTTATAACCTATTTGCTTGAAAGAATTACCAATACTGCTCTTTTAAACATCTAA
- a CDS encoding RNA pseudouridine synthase, giving the protein MIPGTPELITEQDILFEDNHIIAVNKRPSDIVQGDKTGDKPLSEKVKDYIAVKYNKPGDVFLGVVHRLDRPVSGVVMFARTSKALTRLNNLIRTRDIRKTYWAVVQNPPPSPEGKLVHYLIKNEEKNMSFAYPREGPGRLKAELDYRILGQSQNYYLLEILLHTGRHHQIRVQLKEIGCPVKGDLKYGFPRSNSDGSIHLHARSVEFIHPVRKEPLIITAPTPHDSLWNWFEENLTGN; this is encoded by the coding sequence ATGATACCGGGAACACCTGAATTAATAACGGAACAGGATATTCTTTTTGAAGATAACCATATTATTGCCGTTAACAAAAGGCCATCCGACATTGTGCAGGGCGATAAAACCGGCGATAAACCCTTAAGCGAAAAGGTAAAAGATTATATCGCCGTTAAATACAATAAACCGGGTGATGTTTTCCTGGGAGTTGTGCACCGTCTCGACCGGCCGGTTAGCGGCGTGGTTATGTTTGCCCGCACCAGCAAGGCCCTTACCCGGCTTAACAATCTCATTCGTACACGGGATATACGTAAAACATACTGGGCCGTTGTCCAAAACCCGCCTCCTTCCCCGGAAGGTAAACTGGTTCATTACCTTATCAAGAACGAAGAGAAAAATATGTCGTTTGCCTACCCGAGGGAAGGCCCGGGAAGGCTTAAAGCCGAACTGGATTACCGCATCCTGGGGCAAAGCCAGAATTATTACCTCCTGGAGATCTTGCTCCATACAGGAAGACATCACCAGATCAGAGTGCAACTCAAAGAGATCGGCTGCCCGGTGAAAGGTGACCTGAAATACGGATTCCCGCGATCGAACAGCGACGGTTCTATTCATTTGCATGCCCGCAGTGTAGAATTTATCCATCCTGTCAGAAAAGAACCTCTGATCATCACTGCTCCCACCCCGCATGATTCTCTATGGAACTGGTTCGAAGAAAACCTGACAGGTAATTAA
- a CDS encoding pyridoxamine 5'-phosphate oxidase family protein codes for MRSRAVIQKEEMEKIIAGCNVCYVGMVDANSEPYVLPFNFGFQDGILYLHSAKAGKKIDILKNNNRVCVVFSTDHVLRYVNEEVACSWGMKYRSVLVYGKVEFIEDYDAKVSALEILMKNYSEKPFAFSKPSVDDVLPWKVIIDKMEGRVYGY; via the coding sequence ATGAGAAGCCGCGCTGTCATTCAGAAAGAGGAGATGGAGAAGATCATTGCCGGTTGCAATGTTTGTTATGTAGGAATGGTTGACGCCAACAGCGAACCTTATGTATTGCCTTTCAATTTTGGCTTCCAGGATGGGATTCTGTATCTCCATTCAGCGAAAGCGGGAAAAAAGATCGACATCCTGAAGAACAACAACCGTGTTTGCGTGGTTTTCAGCACTGATCATGTTCTTCGTTACGTTAATGAAGAGGTTGCCTGTAGCTGGGGAATGAAGTACCGGAGCGTTCTTGTCTATGGAAAGGTTGAATTTATTGAAGATTATGATGCCAAGGTTAGCGCCCTGGAGATACTCATGAAAAACTATTCCGAAAAACCGTTCGCTTTCAGCAAACCTTCCGTGGATGACGTGTTACCCTGGAAAGTTATAATCGATAAAATGGAAGGACGGGTTTACGGGTATTGA